One Halobacterium wangiae genomic window, GACGTGCTCGAGAGCAGCGACGGTGTTGACCCCCTCTCCGGGGCTCGCAGCGTGCGCGCCCACGCCGGTGAGTTCGACCGTCCCCTGGAACCGGCCGCGGGCGCTCGTGCACGCCGCGAGGTCCGTCGGCTCCCCGACGACGTAGGCGTCTGCATCGACGTCCAGTGCGTGCGCGCCGTTCGAGTCCGTCTCCTCGTCGGGCGTGATCGCGAGCGTCACCCGTCCCTCTCCGGGTTCGACGGCGAGGAACGCGGCGAGCAGCGCGGCCAGCGGCCCCTTCGCGTCGCAGGACCCACGCCCGTGGACGACGTCTCCCTCCCGCGCGAACTCGACGTGCGGCGGGACGGTGTCGATGTGGGTGTTCAGGACGACGTGGGGGTGACCGCTCCCGCGCGACGCGAGCACGTTCCCGGCGTCGTCCACCGCTGGCTCCTGGCCGTGCTCGCGAAGCGTCTCGCAGAGCAGGTTCCGCATCTCCGTCACGTCCTCGTGGGAGGGCGTCTGTACCGCCGCCTCGTGGAACGCGAGCGGGTCGAACTCAGGCATCGAGCGAGCGCGCGGGGACGGCCTCTACCTCGCCGCCCGCCTCCTGTTCGGTCGCGCCACGCAGCGTCGCGCGGCCCCCCGAGAGGTCGACGTGGAGTACGCCACCCGGGGGTCGGACGCGCACCTGTTCGCCACAGCGGTCGTCGCGGTGGGCGACGGCCGCGATGGCCACCGCACCCGTCCCGCAGGACCGCGTCTCGCCCTCGACGCCGCGCTCGAACGTGCGCTGGCGGAACTCACCGTCGCCATCGGGGGACGCGAACGTGACGTTCGCGCCGTCCGGGAACGCCTCGTGGTGGCGGATGGCGGGCGCGTTCGTCTCGACGTCTACGTCGTCTACGTCGTCGACGAACACGACGGCGTGCGGGACGCCCGTGTCCACGGCGGTCACCTCGTAGCCCGCCAGTGGCTCCTCGACCATCGCCTCGTCCCGACGCACCGGGACTTCGGTCGGCTCGAACCGCGGTGTCCCCATCTCCACGGTGACCGTCTCGCCGTCGACGTCCGCGCGCCGGGTGCCGGCCTGGGTGTCGAGCATGACCGCGTCCGCGTCCGTGCGCTCGGCGACCCAGCGGGCCGCACAGCGCGCGCCGTTCCCGCACATGTCCGCCGTCGAGCCG contains:
- a CDS encoding M20/M25/M40 family metallo-hydrolase — protein: MPEFDPLAFHEAAVQTPSHEDVTEMRNLLCETLREHGQEPAVDDAGNVLASRGSGHPHVVLNTHIDTVPPHVEFAREGDVVHGRGSCDAKGPLAALLAAFLAVEPGEGRVTLAITPDEETDSNGAHALDVDADAYVVGEPTDLAACTSARGRFQGTVELTGVGAHAASPGEGVNTVAALEHVLAAVRTFDAERGPDEHPELGPPTLTPTVVSGGDAANRIPDHSELVVDRRTVPPESQDEFFANFEAHVRAAVDESVGVEVLPVDRETPFLEAFDTPDDADVVRALLAAGAGDPCSFGAATEASYFAADAPTVVFGPGVLADDEGPVAHAQREYVRRPDVQRAAEILTDAVDSLV
- the dapF gene encoding diaminopimelate epimerase → MIPYDRYHGTGNDFVIVDATEYVPDRGAFAQALCDSQGVDGVLFLALEDAYTPPRAVMTLFQPDGSTADMCGNGARCAARWVAERTDADAVMLDTQAGTRRADVDGETVTVEMGTPRFEPTEVPVRRDEAMVEEPLAGYEVTAVDTGVPHAVVFVDDVDDVDVETNAPAIRHHEAFPDGANVTFASPDGDGEFRQRTFERGVEGETRSCGTGAVAIAAVAHRDDRCGEQVRVRPPGGVLHVDLSGGRATLRGATEQEAGGEVEAVPARSLDA